One segment of Drosophila mauritiana strain mau12 chromosome 3R, ASM438214v1, whole genome shotgun sequence DNA contains the following:
- the LOC117143004 gene encoding trichohyalin: MENLQPESDRVGLIVWDEPGASIFATASQEPVPNLLTEFKPMPKGEDDCVSDKDVCRIITQSSVAESSLFRMVKHQVDEVAAMLNSHLHPRQRQEQTDEDVTRGLARELARQQVEASRCLQLHRNVENLRDLEMEVARAHTALAVKNKIINNIKQTVEDKQRERAEALAEQRAVEKQVLEEKQRRAQKAAVFRKDLMAQITEGRTKRIQDHRIAVAEGRQELKECKEIVEQGILKDAVTKANQRKVLLESLDQSAAMLKQTREAYALAQKNKPERGLLDALGPVTAAYVSKARKRRLDEIEARDINAARLGFQLSQIKHDLESRDQLITSLLIREHKAKENAKALEEARTKMAKKQEIREQLLSQREEQKFFRDKGVQDALLMPKDPMCFGERQYRMQVAQRENTRRLDVQCYQDMANMVVEAKNNRKIAAQEVVDIVQAVYNQQSRQDELVAIERMKLLSKQPPEVLSALKKSILTEEEIKSLNLKK; this comes from the coding sequence ATGGAAAATCTCCAACCGGAGTCAGATCGCGTTGGCCTTATTGTCTGGGATGAACCGGGAGCATCGATTTTTGCCACCGCCTCCCAGGAGCCCGTACCAAATCTTCTGACCGAGTTCAAACCAATGCCGAAGGGCGAGGACGACTGCGTTTCTGATAAGGATGTTTGCCGCATCATTACACAGTCCTCTGTGGCGGAGAGCTCGTTGTTCCGAATGGTCAAACACCAGGTGGACGAAGTGGCCGCCATGCTCAACAGTCATTTGCATCCTCGGCAACGGCAGGAGCAAACCGATGAGGATGTTACCCGCGGTCTAGCAAGGGAATTGGCTCGCCAGCAGGTGGAGGCCAGCAGATGCCTGCAACTCCATCGCAATGTGGAAAATTTGAGGGATCTCGAGATGGAGGTGGCCCGGGCCCACACAGCCTTGGCTGTCAAGAATAAGATCATCAACAATATCAAACAGACGGTGGAAGATAAGCAGCGGGAGCGGGCCGAGGCTTTGGCGGAGCAGCGAGCCGTGGAAAAGCAGGTGCTGGAGGAGAAGCAAAGAAGGGCTCAGAAGGCAGCCGTCTTTCGTAAAGATCTAATGGCCCAGATCACCGAAGGTCGCACCAAGCGGATACAGGATCATCGGATTGCTGTGGCCGAGGGACGTCAAGAGCTAAAGGAATGCAAGGAGATAGTGGAGCAGGGAATCCTAAAGGATGCAGTTACGAAGGCGAATCAGCGCAAGGTGCTCCTGGAATCCCTAGACCAATCGGCAGCCATGTTGAAGCAAACACGGGAGGCCTACGCTCTGGCCCAAAAGAACAAGCCCGAGAGAGGACTTCTTGATGCCCTGGGACCTGTTACGGCGGCCTATGTGTCCAAGGCGCGGAAACGACGCCTTGATGAGATCGAGGCCAGGGACATTAATGCCGCTCGGCTGGGCTTCCAGCTCAGCCAGATCAAGCACGATCTAGAGTCCCGAGATCAATTGATCACCAGTCTGCTGATCCGCGAACACAAGGCCAAGGAGAACGCGAAGGCCTTGGAAGAGGCCAGAACCAAAATGGCCAAGAAGCAGGAGATTCGCGAACAGCTCCTCAGCCAGCGGGAAGAGCAGAAGTTCTTCCGAGATAAGGGTGTGCAGGATGCCCTGCTCATGCCCAAGGATCCCATGTGCTTCGGCGAACGACAGTATCGAATGCAGGTGGCCCAGCGCGAGAACACCCGACGATTGGATGTCCAGTGCTACCAGGACATGGCCAACATGGTTGTGGAGGCCAAAAATAATAGGAAAATCGCTGCCCAGGAGGTGGTTGACATTGTCCAGGCGGTCTACAACCAACAAAGTCGCCAGGATGAGCTTGTCGCTATTGAGCGGATGAAGCTGCTCTCCAAGCAGCCGCCTGAAGTTCTTTCAGCGCTCAAGAAATCCATTCTCACCGAAGAGGAGATCAAGTCTTTAAACCTTAAGAAGTAG